In the genome of Mycobacterium kansasii ATCC 12478, one region contains:
- a CDS encoding DUF4389 domain-containing protein, which translates to MNADDPVLVRGAIDAPSRWLWLFKWCVLAVPHYPVLILLYVVYPVLTVVAGVAILFTGRYPRPIFDFNVGVLRWSWRVMNYRFPMNSTDRYPPFTLAPRPGYPGDLEVSYPQRLGKTRVLVKWWLLGLPQILLCWAMEPLLQALCVVSAVWLLCTGVTHRGMFDLLMGIVRWRYRVAVYVSLMRDEYPPFRLDQGGS; encoded by the coding sequence ATGAACGCCGACGACCCGGTACTGGTACGAGGCGCGATCGATGCGCCCTCGCGCTGGCTGTGGCTGTTCAAATGGTGCGTACTGGCCGTCCCGCACTACCCGGTCTTGATATTGCTGTACGTGGTGTATCCGGTGCTGACCGTCGTGGCCGGCGTCGCGATCCTCTTCACCGGACGGTATCCGCGCCCCATCTTCGACTTCAACGTCGGGGTGCTGCGCTGGTCCTGGCGGGTCATGAATTACCGCTTTCCGATGAACAGCACCGACAGGTACCCGCCCTTCACGCTCGCGCCTCGGCCCGGGTACCCGGGTGATCTCGAGGTGAGTTATCCGCAGCGGCTGGGGAAAACGCGGGTGCTGGTCAAGTGGTGGCTGTTGGGACTCCCGCAGATACTGCTGTGCTGGGCGATGGAGCCGCTGCTGCAGGCGCTGTGCGTGGTTTCGGCGGTGTGGTTGTTGTGCACCGGGGTAACCCATCGGGGCATGTTCGACCTGCTGATGGGCATCGTCCGGTGGCGATACCGAGTGGCGGTGTACGTTTCGTTGATGCGAGACGAGTATCCGCCGTTCCGACTCGACCAAGGTGGTAGCTGA
- a CDS encoding class I SAM-dependent methyltransferase codes for MPLFDRTFYNRYRRAAMSHAAGRLLMVGVGPGTDLKFIPPAVTSVAAVEPVATFRRMASALARRHGIAVDIVDGAGESIPFPDDSFDSVHIGLVLCSVDDVAATLAEIRRVLVPAGKLVVLEHVRGAGTMGRFQDLIARPWSRLASGCEPNRRTIDAIAAAGFDTSGLRSIPRTLVPPPCTPHLQGFATLVDE; via the coding sequence ATGCCGCTCTTCGACCGGACGTTCTACAACCGGTATCGGCGAGCGGCGATGAGTCACGCGGCCGGGCGATTGCTGATGGTCGGTGTCGGTCCCGGAACCGATTTGAAGTTCATTCCGCCCGCGGTGACATCGGTCGCCGCCGTCGAGCCGGTGGCGACCTTCAGGCGGATGGCATCCGCGCTGGCGCGCCGCCACGGCATCGCCGTCGATATCGTCGACGGGGCCGGTGAGTCAATTCCCTTCCCGGACGACAGTTTCGACTCGGTACACATCGGCTTGGTGCTGTGCTCGGTCGACGACGTGGCCGCCACCCTCGCCGAGATCCGGCGGGTGCTGGTACCGGCGGGCAAGTTGGTGGTGCTCGAGCACGTCCGCGGTGCAGGCACGATGGGCCGGTTTCAGGACCTGATCGCCCGGCCCTGGTCGCGGCTGGCGTCCGGCTGCGAACCGAACCGCCGAACGATCGACGCCATTGCCGCGGCCGGATTCGACACCAGCGGACTGCGCAGCATTCCGCGGACCCTGGTGCCGCCGCCCTGCACACCTCATCTGCAAGGATTTGCCACCCTGGTCGACGAATAA
- a CDS encoding ABC transporter permease, with product MVKPGSTLPAAASRLRLFNLRELAVHRRRTSASIAVMAVAAMYLVAVFGIFGSITGSVNRLADGVAGLAALEVSGVTDAGFPDTIAADVAAVPGVGTAAPMIRMSASTPSGPVLLFGADGRSAELSGALKDALKNIGAQPLNAPSTTPAGVQVGPGTGYPKGDTFRLGSASVTVVEVLGGRRLAELNGGRYVLAPLALAQRVTGRQGRLDSILITTQPGADLAAVRAGVIAAVNGRAIVAYPNMRATRAGDGVKLMNYMALMGAGVALLVGAFLIYTTMTMTIAQRRPVISLLRAIGGRRVTIVGDLLAEAALLGLIGGAIGSCSGIILGRMAIGRLPPAMTQGLEARVEYLLPGYALPVALATTMLTSVAASAMAARQVYRVSPIEALAPVGGSSADVVPRWLRVTTGAAAVTIFAASTLVVVDHRVRYALAAMLALFGAEIALGFALTAPVVGAVAATARRFGPVGALAAATIQRAPRRVWATVMTVLIAVVTTVVISGTNSDMISSAREIFAPVAGVDVWVSADPPGRYPTGPLPQGLSEQLAAVPGVARVIEGAAAFAVVGGTRVLLDGFSPGTADSLYRALDDRVREEVLAGRGVVLTRDLGAALRVRVGDQLPLDTPHGRQRPTVLALVPYFSTVIGTVGMSLDQMRSWFDRPAATTLQITAAPGVDRHRLSDNVRRAVPPPDYVYDGRAALTGAEAPLHQSMFIADAVWIIVVFVATVALLNTLTLSVLERRREIGVLRATGCSRRFTVQMVLAEAAGIGVVGGAAGLALGLTDQWLYSLVSADAMNFAVGFRPGPTALVLTVGAVAVSLLGSAPPAVRAARLNIIEALGLE from the coding sequence ATGGTGAAACCGGGCTCGACATTGCCGGCTGCGGCGAGCCGGCTTCGACTGTTCAACCTGCGCGAGCTTGCCGTGCATCGCCGTCGCACCAGCGCCTCGATCGCCGTCATGGCGGTGGCGGCGATGTATCTGGTCGCGGTATTCGGCATCTTCGGATCGATCACCGGCTCGGTCAACCGATTGGCCGACGGGGTCGCCGGCCTCGCCGCGCTGGAGGTCTCGGGCGTTACCGACGCCGGTTTTCCCGACACGATCGCGGCCGACGTCGCGGCGGTCCCCGGTGTCGGCACTGCGGCGCCGATGATCCGGATGTCGGCGTCCACTCCTTCGGGGCCGGTACTGCTCTTCGGCGCCGACGGACGCAGCGCCGAGCTGAGCGGCGCCCTGAAAGACGCGCTCAAAAATATTGGGGCACAACCCTTGAACGCGCCGTCGACGACTCCTGCCGGAGTTCAGGTCGGGCCCGGTACCGGCTACCCGAAAGGCGACACGTTCCGGCTGGGCTCGGCCTCGGTCACCGTCGTCGAGGTGCTCGGAGGCCGGCGACTCGCCGAGCTCAACGGCGGCCGTTATGTCCTGGCGCCACTTGCCTTGGCGCAGCGCGTTACCGGGCGTCAAGGCCGGCTGGACTCGATACTGATCACGACCCAACCGGGTGCCGATCTGGCCGCGGTGCGCGCCGGCGTGATCGCCGCGGTGAACGGCCGCGCCATTGTGGCGTACCCGAACATGCGGGCGACTCGGGCCGGCGACGGTGTGAAGCTGATGAACTACATGGCCCTGATGGGCGCGGGAGTTGCCTTGCTGGTCGGCGCATTCCTGATCTACACCACGATGACCATGACGATTGCCCAGCGGCGGCCGGTCATCTCGCTGCTGCGTGCGATCGGCGGCCGGCGCGTCACCATAGTCGGCGACCTACTCGCCGAGGCCGCGCTTCTCGGGCTGATCGGCGGAGCTATCGGGTCGTGCAGCGGAATAATCCTGGGCCGCATGGCGATTGGCCGGCTTCCGCCGGCAATGACCCAGGGGCTGGAGGCTCGCGTCGAGTACTTGCTGCCCGGCTATGCGCTACCGGTCGCCCTGGCGACGACGATGCTCACCAGCGTGGCCGCGTCCGCGATGGCCGCCCGGCAGGTGTACCGGGTCTCGCCGATCGAGGCTTTGGCGCCGGTCGGGGGCTCGTCGGCAGATGTCGTGCCGCGCTGGCTGCGAGTCACGACCGGGGCCGCAGCCGTGACGATATTCGCGGCGTCCACCCTGGTCGTGGTCGACCACCGAGTCAGGTACGCCTTGGCCGCGATGCTTGCCTTGTTCGGCGCCGAGATCGCGCTGGGGTTTGCGCTCACGGCGCCCGTCGTCGGCGCCGTCGCCGCGACAGCGCGAAGGTTCGGACCGGTGGGCGCACTCGCGGCAGCGACCATCCAACGAGCGCCGCGGCGCGTCTGGGCAACCGTCATGACCGTGTTGATCGCGGTCGTCACCACGGTGGTGATCAGCGGCACCAACTCCGACATGATCTCCTCCGCGCGGGAAATCTTCGCTCCGGTGGCCGGGGTCGACGTGTGGGTGAGCGCAGACCCACCGGGCAGATACCCCACCGGCCCACTGCCGCAAGGCCTTTCCGAACAGCTGGCCGCAGTGCCCGGTGTCGCCCGTGTTATCGAGGGAGCGGCGGCGTTTGCCGTGGTGGGCGGTACCCGGGTGCTGCTCGACGGGTTCTCCCCCGGAACCGCCGATTCGCTCTACCGCGCGCTGGATGATCGGGTGCGCGAGGAGGTGCTGGCCGGGCGGGGCGTGGTGCTTACCCGGGATCTGGGTGCGGCGCTGCGGGTGCGGGTCGGAGACCAGCTGCCGTTGGACACCCCGCACGGACGGCAACGGCCAACCGTGTTGGCGCTGGTGCCGTATTTCTCCACCGTCATCGGCACGGTGGGGATGAGCCTCGATCAGATGCGGTCCTGGTTCGACCGCCCGGCGGCGACCACACTGCAGATCACCGCGGCTCCGGGCGTTGATCGACATCGCTTGTCCGACAACGTGCGACGCGCGGTGCCGCCACCCGACTACGTGTACGACGGTCGCGCGGCATTAACGGGCGCCGAAGCCCCGCTGCATCAGAGTATGTTCATAGCCGACGCCGTCTGGATCATTGTGGTCTTCGTGGCCACGGTGGCGCTGCTCAACACGTTGACACTGTCGGTGTTGGAACGGCGCCGGGAGATCGGGGTGCTGCGGGCAACGGGCTGCAGTCGGCGGTTCACGGTGCAGATGGTGTTGGCCGAGGCGGCGGGCATCGGTGTTGTCGGTGGAGCGGCGGGACTTGCGCTGGGCCTGACCGACCAGTGGCTGTATAGCCTCGTCAGCGCGGACGCCATGAATTTCGCGGTCGGTTTCCGGCCCGGACCCACGGCGCTGGTGTTGACCGTCGGCGCCGTGGCGGTCAGCCTGCTCGGTTCGGCACCACCCGCAGTGCGCGCTGCGCGACTGAACATCATCGAAGCCCTCGGGCTCGAATAG
- a CDS encoding ABC transporter ATP-binding protein, protein MTIELRDVSRQYRVGGQTVRALDHISLALAGGRFVSVVGPSGAGKSTLLHLLGALDCPDSGSIIFDEEEIGRLRDEQQSQFRHRCVGFVFQFFNLLPTLSAWENVAVPKLLDGVRLGRAKAEAVCLLDRVGLGNRAEHRPSELSGGQMQRVAVARALMMDPPLILADEPTGNLDSTTGASILTLLAEVAHEPGRGRLVVMVTHNSDAAAITDRVITLHDGRVCRDAAVAPW, encoded by the coding sequence CTGACCATCGAACTTCGTGATGTGTCCCGCCAGTACCGGGTCGGGGGCCAAACCGTGCGCGCACTCGACCACATCAGCCTGGCCTTGGCAGGCGGGCGGTTCGTGTCGGTCGTCGGGCCGTCGGGCGCGGGCAAGAGCACGTTGCTGCATCTGCTGGGAGCGTTGGACTGCCCCGACTCCGGATCGATCATCTTCGACGAGGAGGAGATCGGCCGCCTTCGCGATGAGCAGCAGTCGCAATTCCGGCATCGTTGTGTGGGGTTTGTGTTTCAGTTCTTCAACCTGTTGCCGACGTTGTCGGCGTGGGAGAACGTGGCGGTGCCCAAGCTGCTCGACGGTGTCCGACTGGGTAGGGCCAAAGCCGAAGCGGTTTGCCTGTTGGACCGGGTGGGGCTGGGTAACCGCGCCGAGCACCGGCCGTCGGAACTGTCCGGGGGCCAGATGCAGCGGGTTGCGGTGGCGCGGGCATTGATGATGGACCCGCCCCTGATTCTTGCCGACGAGCCGACCGGGAACCTCGACTCCACTACGGGCGCTTCGATTTTGACGCTGCTGGCCGAGGTGGCGCACGAACCGGGCCGGGGTCGCCTGGTGGTGATGGTGACCCACAATTCGGATGCCGCGGCGATCACCGATCGGGTGATCACCCTGCACGACGGCCGGGTCTGCCGCGACGCAGCGGTCGCGCCATGGTGA
- a CDS encoding acyltransferase family protein: MTLGEQFDPRKNALNAFRLALAIAVILWHSFPLTGRDVDVPAVRQLLSSVHVDGFFAISGFLITSSWLRNPKVRDYLVARGLRILPAFYICLIITAVVIAPLGVAIQGGPAARLLFSAAPIEYIVKNGAVWVFKADIGGTPSGIPFPGSWNGSLWTLGWELLCYLAVVVLGVTGLLGRVWLLPAATALAVLWSAVVPPTTWEAPTPEQNAARFAVMFFAGALIYQCRNVLPARWSLVAVSVVVVLACGLLPNYRVIAAVPLAYAIIVSGALISNRRFSLRTDLSYGVYIFAFPIQRLLVIGGLDSTNPFALWGIATLATLPIAALSWFLVEKPALGCKTRFLKGKSADRSRLQYRADAQAALP, encoded by the coding sequence ATGACACTCGGGGAACAATTCGACCCGCGAAAAAACGCGCTGAATGCATTTCGGCTCGCCCTGGCGATCGCGGTGATCCTGTGGCACTCCTTTCCGCTCACCGGCCGCGACGTGGATGTCCCGGCGGTCCGTCAACTTCTCAGCTCGGTGCATGTCGACGGATTCTTCGCGATATCCGGATTCCTGATCACGTCGAGTTGGCTACGCAACCCCAAGGTCCGCGACTACCTGGTCGCGCGCGGTCTTCGGATCCTGCCCGCCTTCTACATCTGTTTGATCATCACCGCCGTTGTCATTGCACCCCTCGGGGTGGCGATTCAGGGTGGCCCGGCCGCGAGACTGCTTTTTTCGGCCGCGCCGATCGAGTACATCGTCAAGAACGGTGCGGTATGGGTATTCAAGGCCGACATCGGGGGAACACCGAGCGGGATCCCATTCCCCGGTTCGTGGAACGGCTCGTTGTGGACGCTCGGATGGGAACTGCTGTGCTACTTGGCCGTGGTGGTCCTCGGCGTCACCGGCCTCCTCGGTCGGGTGTGGCTGCTGCCCGCGGCGACGGCACTGGCAGTGCTGTGGTCGGCGGTGGTGCCGCCGACGACCTGGGAAGCCCCGACGCCCGAACAGAATGCCGCACGCTTTGCCGTCATGTTTTTCGCCGGCGCGCTGATCTACCAATGCCGAAACGTGCTACCCGCACGGTGGTCGCTGGTCGCGGTGAGTGTGGTCGTCGTCCTCGCCTGCGGGCTGCTGCCCAACTATCGGGTGATCGCCGCGGTTCCGCTTGCCTACGCCATCATCGTTTCGGGTGCGCTGATCAGCAACAGACGCTTTTCCTTGCGTACGGATCTGTCATATGGCGTGTACATTTTCGCGTTCCCGATTCAGCGGTTGCTGGTCATCGGCGGGCTGGACAGCACGAACCCATTTGCGCTGTGGGGCATTGCGACGCTGGCCACGCTCCCGATCGCCGCGCTGAGCTGGTTCCTGGTGGAAAAGCCCGCGCTGGGCTGCAAGACCCGCTTCCTGAAGGGGAAGTCCGCTGATCGCAGCCGGCTGCAGTATCGCGCTGATGCCCAGGCCGCGCTGCCGTAA
- a CDS encoding lipoprotein LpqH gives MKRELWIAVGAATIVAGVAGCSNDNKSGPSSSSATSSSAAPSSTSAPASSTTPAAAGQTRVIIGGQPQNVSGPVVCSTNAGRFSIAVGDMATGIIVGLEPDGSVVHSAGLGTVDGVVMSFTEGVPDENASATKTDNSYHITGVASGVDNAGQQVHKPFEVDVTCP, from the coding sequence GTGAAGCGTGAATTGTGGATCGCCGTCGGGGCGGCGACCATCGTCGCGGGCGTGGCGGGGTGCTCCAACGACAACAAGTCCGGACCGTCATCCAGCTCGGCCACGTCGTCCAGCGCAGCCCCGAGTTCGACATCGGCGCCCGCGTCGAGCACTACCCCGGCAGCAGCCGGACAGACCCGGGTGATCATCGGCGGCCAGCCGCAGAACGTCAGTGGCCCGGTGGTGTGCTCGACGAATGCCGGAAGGTTTTCCATCGCCGTCGGCGACATGGCAACGGGAATCATCGTCGGCCTGGAGCCGGACGGGTCGGTGGTTCACAGCGCCGGCCTGGGCACCGTCGACGGCGTGGTCATGAGCTTCACCGAGGGGGTACCCGACGAGAACGCCAGCGCCACCAAGACCGACAACAGCTACCACATCACCGGTGTGGCCAGCGGTGTCGACAATGCCGGTCAGCAGGTGCACAAGCCGTTCGAGGTCGACGTCACCTGCCCCTAA
- the rfbC gene encoding dTDP-4-dehydrorhamnose 3,5-epimerase — MKVRELDIPGAWEITPTIHGDSRGLFFEWLTERGFSAFAGHRLDVRQANCSVSAAGVLRGLHFAELPPSQAKYVTCVSGSVFDVVVDIRLGSPTFGRWDAVVLDDVDRRSVYISEGLAHGFLALQDNSTVMYLCSAEYNPQREHTICATDPTLAIDWPLVDGVAASLSDRDAAAPSLQEVRASGVLPTWAATRKFVDALRGE; from the coding sequence ATGAAGGTACGCGAACTCGACATCCCCGGCGCCTGGGAGATCACTCCTACCATCCACGGCGATTCGCGCGGACTGTTCTTCGAATGGCTTACCGAGCGCGGCTTCAGCGCCTTCGCCGGCCATCGTCTGGACGTCCGGCAAGCCAATTGCTCGGTATCGGCAGCGGGCGTCCTGCGCGGCCTGCATTTCGCCGAGCTGCCGCCGAGCCAGGCCAAGTATGTGACCTGCGTGTCCGGCTCGGTGTTCGATGTGGTCGTCGATATCCGTTTGGGTTCACCGACATTCGGGCGGTGGGACGCGGTGGTGCTCGATGACGTGGACCGCCGGTCGGTTTACATCTCCGAAGGATTGGCGCACGGTTTCCTTGCGCTGCAAGATAATTCGACCGTGATGTATCTGTGTTCGGCCGAGTACAACCCGCAGCGCGAGCACACGATCTGCGCAACAGATCCAACGCTGGCCATCGACTGGCCGTTGGTCGACGGTGTGGCGGCGAGCCTGTCGGACCGCGACGCCGCCGCTCCCAGTCTGCAGGAGGTGCGCGCTTCGGGTGTCCTGCCGACCTGGGCAGCGACCCGGAAATTTGTGGACGCCCTGCGCGGCGAGTAA
- the rfbB gene encoding dTDP-glucose 4,6-dehydratase, with the protein MRLLVTGGAGFIGANFVHSTVRERHEVQVTVLDAFTYAGRRDSLADVADAITLVEGDITDTGLVSRLVDQSDAVVHFAAETHVDNALDDPEPFLHTNVIGTYTILEAVRRYGVRLHHISTDEVYGDLPLDDPQRFTESTPYNPSSPYSASKAAGDMLVRAWVRSYGVRATISNCSNNYGPYQHVEKFIPRQITNVLTGRRPKLYGSGANVRDWIHVDDHNSAVWRILEKGQIGRTYLISAEGERDNLTVLRTLLRMMGRDPDDFDHVTDRVGHDLRYAIDPSPLYDELAWAPKHTDLEEGLRATIDWYRDNEAWWRPLKDAAEARYEQRGQ; encoded by the coding sequence ATGCGGCTGCTAGTTACCGGTGGAGCGGGCTTCATCGGCGCCAACTTCGTGCACAGCACCGTGCGCGAACGTCACGAGGTTCAGGTCACGGTCCTCGATGCGTTTACTTACGCGGGCCGGCGTGATTCGCTGGCCGACGTCGCGGATGCGATCACACTGGTCGAAGGCGATATCACCGACACCGGCCTGGTTTCCCGGCTGGTGGACCAGTCGGATGCGGTCGTGCATTTTGCCGCCGAAACCCACGTCGACAACGCGCTGGATGACCCCGAACCGTTCCTGCACACCAACGTGATCGGGACGTACACGATCTTGGAGGCGGTCCGGCGCTACGGCGTGCGGCTGCACCACATTTCCACCGACGAGGTCTACGGTGACTTGCCGCTCGATGACCCGCAGCGGTTCACCGAGTCGACACCGTACAACCCGTCGAGTCCGTACTCGGCGTCCAAGGCGGCCGGTGACATGCTGGTGCGGGCCTGGGTGCGGTCCTACGGCGTCCGCGCCACCATCTCCAATTGCTCCAACAACTACGGGCCGTATCAGCACGTCGAGAAGTTCATTCCGCGCCAGATCACCAATGTGCTCACCGGGCGGCGGCCCAAGCTCTACGGCAGCGGCGCCAACGTCCGCGACTGGATCCACGTCGACGACCACAACAGTGCGGTATGGCGGATCCTGGAAAAGGGCCAGATCGGGCGGACCTACCTCATCAGCGCCGAAGGCGAGCGCGACAATCTGACCGTGTTGCGCACCCTGCTGCGGATGATGGGCCGCGACCCCGACGATTTCGACCATGTCACCGACCGAGTCGGTCATGACCTGCGTTACGCCATCGACCCATCCCCGCTCTACGACGAATTGGCCTGGGCGCCAAAGCACACCGATTTGGAAGAGGGGTTGCGCGCCACCATCGACTGGTATCGCGACAACGAAGCGTGGTGGCGACCGCTGAAAGACGCCGCGGAGGCACGCTACGAGCAGCGCGGTCAGTGA
- a CDS encoding LLM class F420-dependent oxidoreductase has product MTNSDSSSAAGKPDLGRFGSFGWGVTPQQAKEIEALGYGAVWVGGSPPAELVWVEPILEATTTLQVATGIVNIWSAPAKPVAESFHRIERAYPGRFLLGIGVGHSEATAEYRNPQNALAALVQYLDQLDEYGVPADRRVVAALGPRVLKLSAERSAGAHPYLTTPEHTAQARELIGPSAFLAPEHKVVLTTDPEQARSVGRKALGVYFNLANYRNNWKRLGFSDDDVTRPGSDRLVDAVVAYGTPEAIAARLKQHLDAGADHVPVQVLTQAENLVPALAELAGPLGLTRS; this is encoded by the coding sequence GTGACCAATTCTGATTCCAGTTCTGCCGCCGGCAAGCCGGACCTCGGCCGGTTCGGATCCTTCGGTTGGGGCGTAACCCCCCAGCAAGCCAAAGAAATCGAAGCCCTGGGCTACGGGGCCGTCTGGGTGGGCGGCTCGCCGCCCGCAGAGCTGGTTTGGGTGGAACCGATTCTCGAGGCGACGACCACCCTGCAGGTGGCCACCGGCATCGTCAACATCTGGTCAGCGCCCGCCAAGCCGGTCGCCGAGTCGTTCCACCGGATCGAACGGGCCTACCCGGGCCGTTTCCTGCTCGGTATCGGTGTCGGCCACTCCGAGGCGACGGCCGAGTACCGCAACCCCCAGAACGCGCTGGCCGCCCTGGTGCAGTACCTGGACCAGCTGGACGAGTACGGCGTGCCGGCCGACCGACGCGTGGTGGCGGCCCTGGGTCCCCGGGTGCTCAAGCTGTCGGCCGAACGCAGCGCCGGGGCCCACCCCTACCTGACCACCCCCGAGCACACCGCGCAGGCCCGCGAACTGATCGGCCCCTCGGCGTTCCTGGCGCCCGAACACAAGGTGGTGCTGACCACAGACCCCGAACAGGCCCGCTCGGTGGGCCGCAAGGCCCTGGGCGTCTATTTCAACCTCGCCAATTACCGCAACAACTGGAAGCGGCTGGGCTTCAGCGACGACGACGTCACCCGGCCCGGCAGCGACCGCCTGGTCGACGCCGTGGTCGCCTACGGCACCCCCGAGGCCATCGCGGCACGGCTAAAGCAGCACCTCGATGCCGGCGCCGACCATGTCCCCGTGCAGGTCCTGACACAGGCGGAGAACCTGGTCCCGGCGCTCGCCGAATTGGCCGGTCCACTCGGGCTCACCCGGTCCTGA
- the infA gene encoding translation initiation factor IF-1 produces the protein MAKKDGAIEVEGRVVEPLPNAMFRIELENGHKVLAHISGKMRQHYIRILPEDRVVVELSPYDLSRGRIVYRYK, from the coding sequence ATGGCCAAGAAGGACGGCGCCATCGAGGTCGAGGGTCGCGTGGTCGAGCCCTTGCCCAATGCCATGTTTCGCATTGAGCTGGAAAACGGCCACAAGGTGCTCGCCCACATCAGCGGCAAGATGCGGCAGCACTACATCCGCATCCTGCCCGAGGACCGCGTGGTGGTGGAGTTGTCTCCCTACGACCTGTCCCGGGGCCGCATCGTGTACCGGTACAAGTAG
- the rpmJ gene encoding 50S ribosomal protein L36: MKVNPSVKPICDKCRVIRRHGRVMVICSDPRHKQRQG; this comes from the coding sequence GTGAAGGTGAACCCGAGCGTCAAGCCGATCTGTGACAAGTGCAGGGTGATCCGTCGACACGGGCGGGTCATGGTGATCTGCTCCGATCCGCGCCACAAGCAGCGGCAGGGTTAG
- the rpsM gene encoding 30S ribosomal protein S13, whose translation MARLVGVDLPRDKRMEVALTYIYGIGRTRSNEILAATGIDRDLRTRDLTDDQLTHLRDYIEANLKIEGDLRREVQADIRRKIEIGCYQGLRHRRGLPVRGQRTKTNARTRKGPKRTIAGKKKAR comes from the coding sequence ATGGCTCGATTAGTCGGCGTCGACCTGCCGCGCGACAAGCGGATGGAGGTCGCCCTGACCTACATCTACGGCATCGGCCGCACCCGATCCAACGAAATTCTGGCCGCCACCGGCATCGACCGGGACCTGCGTACCAGGGATCTCACCGACGACCAGCTCACCCATCTGCGTGACTACATCGAAGCGAACCTGAAGATCGAGGGTGACCTGCGCCGCGAGGTGCAGGCCGACATTCGCCGCAAGATCGAAATCGGCTGCTACCAGGGTCTGCGGCACCGCCGTGGGCTGCCGGTGCGTGGCCAGCGGACCAAGACGAACGCGCGGACCCGTAAAGGTCCCAAGCGCACCATCGCAGGCAAGAAGAAGGCCAGGTAA
- the rpsK gene encoding 30S ribosomal protein S11, producing the protein MPPAKKTASGAAKKGQKGQKTRRREKKNVPHGAAHIKSTFNNTIVTITDPQGNVIAWASSGHVGFKGSRKSTPFAAQLAAENAARKAQEHGVRKVDVFVKGPGSGRETAIRSLQAAGLEVGAISDVTPQPHNGVRPPKRRRV; encoded by the coding sequence ATGCCACCCGCCAAGAAAACAGCTAGCGGCGCCGCCAAAAAGGGTCAAAAGGGACAGAAGACCCGGAGGCGGGAAAAGAAGAACGTCCCGCACGGCGCCGCCCACATCAAGAGCACCTTCAACAACACGATCGTGACGATCACCGATCCCCAGGGCAATGTCATCGCCTGGGCGTCGTCGGGTCATGTCGGGTTCAAGGGTTCTCGGAAGTCGACGCCGTTCGCCGCGCAGCTGGCCGCGGAGAACGCCGCACGCAAGGCGCAGGAGCACGGCGTCCGCAAGGTAGACGTGTTCGTCAAGGGGCCGGGCTCGGGTCGTGAGACCGCGATCCGCTCGCTGCAGGCCGCCGGCCTGGAGGTCGGCGCGATTTCCGATGTCACCCCCCAGCCGCACAACGGCGTCCGCCCACCCAAGCGCAGAAGGGTCTAG